The following proteins are encoded in a genomic region of Candidatus Moraniibacteriota bacterium:
- a CDS encoding efflux RND transporter periplasmic adaptor subunit gives MAKARKWVVWIIIIAAIVGSVFLYIKSRQPKTTYTTADVEKGTLSQTVSVTGKVNPNEQIDLTFKTTGILKSISVDVGDTVKKGQILAIIDTGSLLSQLRQAEAQVKYQEEILDDIRDKDDENDDAYSSEQKRAQKAQVTQAQEGVNAIRDQLRDVRMISPIDGIVIRRTADPGETVVLSLNSPVITIAQKEDLLIQANVPESDIIKIQIGQKAEVTFDAFSSEEIFNATISQIDPASTVIQDVVYYRIKLKLDNLDSRLKAGMSANIDVHTNQKDNVLMVPQRAIKTEGNKKYVDVLQEIDNTTKKVFVETGLEGDEGIVEITSGLKGGEKVVTFVTTK, from the coding sequence ATGGCTAAGGCACGTAAATGGGTAGTTTGGATTATTATTATAGCTGCAATTGTTGGCAGTGTTTTTTTGTATATCAAAAGCCGCCAGCCTAAAACAACCTATACCACAGCCGATGTTGAAAAAGGGACATTGTCACAGACAGTTTCTGTGACAGGCAAGGTAAATCCGAATGAACAAATTGACCTAACTTTCAAGACCACTGGTATTTTAAAAAGCATAAGTGTAGATGTTGGCGATACTGTTAAAAAAGGTCAGATTTTAGCAATTATTGATACAGGCAGTTTACTTTCGCAGCTTCGCCAGGCAGAAGCGCAAGTTAAATATCAGGAAGAAATTTTGGATGATATTAGAGATAAGGATGATGAAAATGATGATGCCTATTCTTCTGAGCAGAAGAGAGCCCAAAAGGCGCAAGTAACTCAAGCTCAGGAAGGCGTCAATGCTATCAGAGATCAGCTTAGGGATGTCAGAATGATTTCTCCAATTGACGGAATCGTAATCAGAAGAACAGCTGATCCGGGAGAAACTGTAGTTTTAAGTCTTAATAGTCCGGTTATAACTATAGCTCAAAAAGAAGACTTGCTAATACAGGCTAATGTCCCCGAATCTGATATAATCAAAATCCAAATTGGGCAGAAGGCCGAAGTCACATTTGACGCTTTCTCTTCAGAAGAAATTTTCAATGCTACAATTAGCCAAATTGATCCAGCTTCAACAGTTATTCAAGATGTTGTTTATTACAGGATAAAACTTAAATTGGATAATCTCGATTCGCGTCTTAAGGCTGGCATGAGCGCCAATATTGATGTGCATACAAACCAAAAAGATAACGTGCTTATGGTTCCACAGCGTGCTATCAAGACAGAAGGAAATAAAAAATATGTAGATGTTTTGCAAGAAATTGACAATACGACCAAAAAAGTTTTTGTCGAAACAGGTTTAGAAGGTGATGAAGGGATAGTGGAGATAACCTCAGGACTTAAAGGTGGAGAAAAAGTCGTGACATTTGTGACGACAAAATAA
- a CDS encoding 2-oxoacid:acceptor oxidoreductase family protein has translation MKFNKDTFEVIFFARGGQGAKTASELIAHSAILEGKYVKAFPFFGPERSGAPTRMFLRISEKEIRTQEPVIDPDVVVVLDETVIDCQDVVKNLDKDEILVVNSKKNPEEIRKKVPNFEGKIRTIDATGIALKITSNPNPNMVLMGYFIKISEIITLENAMQIFRKVFTPKIGKELTEKTIQAMQVGYDEI, from the coding sequence ATGAAATTCAATAAGGATACATTTGAAGTCATTTTTTTTGCACGTGGAGGGCAGGGAGCTAAAACAGCTTCTGAGCTTATTGCGCATTCGGCTATTTTGGAAGGAAAATATGTCAAAGCGTTCCCATTTTTTGGTCCGGAAAGATCAGGTGCCCCAACTAGAATGTTTTTAAGAATTTCAGAAAAAGAAATCAGGACCCAGGAGCCAGTTATTGATCCGGATGTTGTGGTTGTTTTAGATGAAACAGTCATAGATTGCCAGGATGTTGTGAAAAACTTGGATAAAGATGAAATATTGGTCGTTAACTCAAAAAAAAATCCTGAAGAAATCCGTAAAAAAGTTCCTAATTTTGAAGGTAAAATCCGCACTATAGATGCAACAGGAATTGCACTGAAAATTACTAGCAATCCAAATCCCAACATGGTGCTCATGGGTTATTTTATAAAAATTTCAGAAATTATAACCCTAGAAAATGCTATGCAGATTTTCAGGAAAGTTTTTACTCCTAAAATCGGAAAAGAACTTACAGAAAAAACAATACAAGCCATGCAAGTTGGTTATGATGAAATATAA
- a CDS encoding thioredoxin domain-containing protein, translating to MEEEKKDSKSLSEKEEQERIESLTLAEKPEEEDDLLQSKEKKIKNLISALILLGGLFVGSLFVDVVQLLRGGGFSQRALDNTDVFSSNGKSWVAYNEPVITVQVLNDDTCGDACKPDEILVALKQVIPTILTKKIDVASEQGKKLVNQFSIKTIPAFIFSKEIEQTSLFSQAQAFFDKKEDSYAIKSAEAGFPIGKYLIAPAINENDIKIGPNDAKVKIIEFSDFANPIDAKFFKDVVSKLIKDYGDKIQFSFKNYFMPTSTQSLSAALAVECANEQGKFMVYAEKLYSSQASWSKLKDATVIMKSFASQLGLNTSDFNQCLNDKKYQEKLVQSSNDGQSFGINETPSIFLGTDIETSLASYDDIKKIVDEQLSK from the coding sequence ATGGAAGAAGAAAAAAAGGACTCAAAATCATTATCTGAAAAAGAAGAGCAAGAAAGGATAGAGTCATTAACTTTGGCAGAAAAGCCAGAAGAGGAAGATGATTTATTGCAGTCTAAAGAAAAGAAAATTAAAAATCTTATTTCAGCTTTGATATTGTTGGGCGGTTTGTTTGTTGGAAGTTTGTTTGTCGATGTAGTCCAGCTGTTACGTGGAGGCGGATTTTCTCAACGTGCACTGGACAATACTGATGTTTTTTCTTCAAACGGAAAGTCATGGGTTGCGTACAATGAGCCAGTTATAACAGTTCAGGTTCTCAATGATGATACCTGCGGTGATGCATGCAAGCCCGATGAAATTCTCGTGGCGCTTAAGCAAGTTATTCCAACTATACTTACTAAAAAAATTGATGTTGCTTCTGAGCAGGGGAAGAAACTCGTTAATCAATTCTCAATAAAAACAATTCCAGCTTTTATTTTTTCAAAAGAAATTGAACAAACAAGTTTATTTTCTCAGGCGCAGGCATTTTTCGATAAAAAAGAGGATTCATATGCAATCAAAAGCGCAGAAGCTGGATTTCCGATAGGAAAATATCTTATTGCTCCTGCAATCAATGAAAATGATATAAAAATTGGTCCAAATGATGCTAAAGTAAAAATTATTGAATTTTCTGATTTTGCAAATCCAATTGATGCTAAATTCTTTAAAGATGTTGTTTCTAAATTGATAAAAGATTATGGGGATAAAATTCAATTTTCTTTTAAGAATTATTTTATGCCAACATCTACACAATCACTGAGTGCTGCCTTAGCTGTTGAATGTGCTAATGAACAGGGAAAATTTATGGTTTATGCTGAAAAGCTTTATTCATCACAGGCGAGCTGGAGTAAACTTAAAGATGCGACTGTAATAATGAAATCATTTGCATCACAACTGGGTCTAAATACAAGTGATTTTAACCAATGTCTAAACGATAAAAAATATCAAGAAAAATTAGTCCAGTCATCCAATGATGGTCAAAGCTTTGGAATCAATGAAACCCCATCTATTTTCTTAGGAACTGATATTGAAACTTCGTTGGCAAGTTATGATGATATCAAGAAAATTGTTGATGAGCAGCTGAGTAAATAG
- a CDS encoding ABC transporter permease: MFKRFILSIKLALRNLRNNKGRTVLTLIGVVIGIMSVIVVNSSGEGVKKYIMGQFDSYGNDIIQIETKVPSTSATSSENAMGQAMGVQITTLKTSDGEEIKKLPNVDSYAAGTMGQEIVSYKGENKRSMLFGSGANYPLIDAGAKVSEGMFYTESEDNSLAQVIVIGQDIKEALFKNESPIGKDVKIKGLNFKVIGVLGKRGTVTFFNYDELIYIPVQTLEKKILGIDYVRYITVKVKDVSKIDVTASDITDLLKRLHRTPKPEQEDFSVMTMQEAKKIIDDVFNVITILLLALTSISLIVGGVGIMNIMYVAVVERTFEIGLRKAVGAKSKDILRQFLFEAIILTSLGGIVGIILGFLINLAFSYIFSLLGFSLQLSLTLNSILLGVGFSMATGIIFGYYPAWKASKLSPMDALRKE, translated from the coding sequence ATGTTTAAACGATTTATATTATCAATAAAACTTGCCTTGCGAAATCTCCGGAATAATAAGGGCCGAACTGTTTTAACGTTAATTGGAGTGGTGATCGGAATTATGTCGGTTATTGTGGTTAATTCCAGTGGTGAAGGCGTAAAAAAATACATAATGGGACAATTTGATAGCTATGGCAATGATATAATCCAGATTGAAACAAAAGTTCCATCAACATCAGCGACATCTTCTGAAAACGCTATGGGTCAGGCTATGGGAGTTCAAATTACGACACTAAAAACTTCAGATGGAGAAGAAATAAAAAAACTTCCCAACGTAGATAGTTATGCCGCTGGAACAATGGGACAAGAAATAGTTTCTTACAAAGGTGAAAATAAAAGATCAATGCTTTTTGGCAGTGGCGCAAACTATCCCTTAATTGATGCTGGAGCAAAGGTTTCCGAAGGCATGTTTTATACTGAAAGTGAAGACAATAGTTTGGCGCAGGTTATTGTGATAGGACAGGATATAAAAGAGGCGCTCTTTAAAAATGAAAGTCCTATTGGAAAAGATGTAAAAATAAAAGGCCTAAATTTTAAGGTGATTGGTGTTTTAGGAAAAAGAGGAACAGTAACATTCTTTAATTATGACGAATTAATCTATATTCCAGTACAGACTCTTGAAAAGAAAATTCTCGGAATTGATTATGTGAGATATATAACGGTGAAAGTAAAGGACGTCAGTAAAATCGATGTGACTGCTTCTGATATTACAGATCTTTTAAAAAGATTACATAGAACTCCAAAGCCGGAGCAGGAAGATTTTTCAGTCATGACGATGCAGGAAGCAAAGAAAATTATTGACGACGTTTTTAATGTTATTACGATTTTGCTTTTAGCGCTTACCTCAATCTCTCTTATAGTCGGCGGGGTTGGAATCATGAATATTATGTATGTTGCGGTAGTTGAAAGGACTTTTGAAATAGGGCTGCGCAAAGCAGTCGGCGCAAAATCGAAAGATATTCTTAGGCAATTTCTCTTTGAAGCTATTATCCTTACATCTCTTGGCGGTATTGTTGGAATAATTCTTGGTTTTTTGATAAATCTTGCTTTTTCATACATTTTTTCTCTACTTGGTTTTTCTTTGCAACTTTCATTGACGCTCAACTCTATTTTACTTGGAGTAGGCTTTTCAATGGCAACAGGCATAATCTTTGGTTATTACCCGGCTTGGAAGGCATCAAAGTTATCACCCATGGATGCTTTGCGTAAAGAATAA
- a CDS encoding TrmH family RNA methyltransferase, producing the protein MRKKLFLILHDIRSAYNVGAIFRTADGAGVSQIYLTGYTPCPPDKNKLHKTQADKMIEKTALGAEKTIAWKKYENLKNLMEELKKKKIKIVALERTKNSQDIKKIKLFFPATLILGNEVEGIPKSVLKKCDAVVSIPMRGKKESLNVSVAAGIAMYELLK; encoded by the coding sequence ATGCGGAAAAAACTCTTTCTGATATTGCATGACATACGCAGTGCTTATAATGTAGGCGCTATTTTTCGTACTGCTGATGGGGCAGGGGTCAGCCAGATTTATTTGACTGGCTATACACCTTGTCCGCCGGATAAAAATAAATTGCATAAAACACAAGCGGATAAAATGATCGAAAAAACAGCTTTGGGTGCAGAAAAAACTATTGCTTGGAAAAAATATGAAAATCTGAAGAATCTCATGGAAGAATTGAAAAAGAAAAAAATAAAAATCGTTGCTTTGGAAAGAACTAAAAATAGTCAAGATATAAAAAAAATTAAACTGTTTTTCCCGGCGACACTTATTCTGGGCAACGAGGTGGAAGGTATACCAAAATCGGTTCTGAAAAAATGTGATGCTGTGGTTTCCATTCCTATGCGTGGGAAAAAAGAGTCTCTTAATGTTTCCGTGGCAGCCGGGATAGCTATGTATGAATTGTTAAAATAA
- a CDS encoding ribonuclease HI family protein, whose amino-acid sequence MEQKIVMYTDGGSRNNPGPAAIGVYIETLHKQYGHYIGEKTNNEAEYEAVIFGLKKIKQLIGKNKAKDYLVECYLDSEFVTKQLKHEYKVKEKNIQELFLEVWNLILDFKSVNFNHIYREKNKIADALVNEALDAQSRQNTLL is encoded by the coding sequence ATGGAACAGAAGATAGTAATGTATACCGACGGCGGATCAAGAAATAACCCCGGACCAGCGGCCATCGGCGTTTACATTGAAACCCTGCATAAGCAATACGGGCATTATATTGGGGAAAAAACCAACAATGAAGCCGAATATGAAGCGGTAATTTTTGGTTTGAAAAAAATCAAGCAACTGATCGGCAAGAATAAGGCCAAGGATTATTTAGTTGAATGCTATCTGGATAGTGAATTTGTTACTAAGCAGTTGAAACATGAATATAAAGTTAAAGAAAAAAATATTCAGGAATTGTTTCTGGAAGTTTGGAATCTAATATTAGATTTTAAAAGTGTGAATTTTAACCATATTTACAGGGAGAAAAACAAAATTGCCGATGCATTGGTAAATGAAGCACTAGACGCTCAAAGTAGGCAGAACACTTTATTATAA
- a CDS encoding ABC transporter ATP-binding protein codes for MSTSLIKVENLCKTYENEGVKTKAMCGMTFSIEKGEFVSIMGPSGSGKSTLMQILGMLDRATDGTYLFEGKNINDYTDDELAKLRNKKIGFVFQSFNLLPRTTVYENTELPLLYDEEHIETHNRGKVEKALKSVGMEHRIKYLSNQLSGGEKQRVAIARALVNDPEIIFADEPTGNLDSKSGIAVMKILQDLNNSGHTIILVTHETYTAKHAKRIIYVKDGQIIADDPVKDRLIADGEGALLK; via the coding sequence ATGTCAACATCCCTAATCAAAGTTGAAAACCTTTGCAAAACATACGAAAACGAAGGCGTGAAAACCAAAGCTATGTGTGGGATGACTTTTAGCATTGAAAAAGGCGAATTCGTTTCCATTATGGGTCCTTCAGGATCAGGGAAATCTACATTGATGCAGATTCTCGGGATGCTTGATCGCGCAACTGACGGAACTTATCTTTTTGAAGGTAAAAATATCAATGATTATACAGACGATGAATTAGCGAAATTGCGCAATAAAAAAATCGGATTTGTATTTCAATCTTTTAATCTTTTGCCGAGGACGACAGTCTATGAAAATACTGAACTGCCGCTTCTTTATGATGAAGAGCATATTGAAACACATAACAGAGGAAAAGTAGAAAAAGCCCTTAAATCTGTGGGCATGGAACATAGGATAAAATATTTATCCAATCAACTTTCTGGTGGAGAAAAACAACGTGTTGCCATTGCCAGGGCTTTAGTTAATGATCCGGAAATTATTTTTGCCGATGAGCCGACTGGAAATTTGGATTCAAAATCAGGAATAGCGGTTATGAAAATTTTGCAGGATTTAAATAATTCCGGGCATACTATTATTTTAGTTACCCACGAAACTTATACTGCCAAACACGCCAAACGCATTATCTATGTAAAAGATGGCCAGATTATAGCTGATGATCCGGTAAAAGACAGATTAATTGCAGATGGAGAAGGAGCATTATTGAAATAA
- a CDS encoding ABC transporter permease, with protein sequence MKFSAPIKISYKNLMAAKFRSFLTILGIIIGIASVIIVMAIGASAQQLIVDQVNGMGTNLVGILPGASDEKGPPASALGIVTTTLKTSDLEAIMLKKNVPNVIAISGYVSGVATAEYKSNSTQSNFQGVSAGFIDVENNKLQAGRFFTNEEDNGLARVAVIGSKKSEDLFENEDPIGKVFSLKGTNFTVIGIFEKKGSSGFSNVDEMIYVPLQTAQKIILGINYLNFARVKIDSFENMDRAVADVKYTIRMKHNIKNPTDDDFSVRNTAQALEMINKITNVLKYFLAGIAGISLLVGGIGIMNIMLISVNQRIREVGLRKAVGARTRHIITQFLSESVFITLVGGTIGIIIGILISFLASLVINALGYSWQFIISLSSIIVGTFISVLIGIIFGIYPARKASQISPMEALRYE encoded by the coding sequence ATGAAATTTTCTGCGCCTATAAAAATTTCATATAAAAACCTTATGGCGGCGAAATTCCGCTCGTTTTTAACAATTCTTGGAATAATTATCGGAATTGCATCGGTAATTATTGTCATGGCTATAGGTGCCAGTGCCCAACAGCTTATTGTTGATCAGGTTAATGGAATGGGGACAAATCTGGTCGGCATACTTCCCGGAGCTTCTGATGAAAAAGGTCCGCCGGCATCTGCGCTTGGCATAGTGACAACAACGCTCAAAACCTCAGATCTTGAAGCAATAATGCTCAAAAAAAATGTTCCTAATGTAATTGCAATTTCTGGATATGTTAGCGGAGTTGCAACAGCTGAATATAAAAGCAATTCTACTCAGAGCAATTTTCAAGGAGTTTCTGCCGGGTTTATTGATGTTGAGAATAATAAATTGCAAGCCGGAAGATTTTTTACTAATGAAGAGGATAATGGACTGGCTCGAGTGGCGGTTATCGGATCCAAAAAATCCGAAGATCTTTTTGAAAATGAAGATCCAATTGGAAAAGTTTTTTCTTTGAAGGGTACGAATTTTACCGTGATTGGAATTTTTGAGAAAAAAGGATCTTCCGGATTTTCCAATGTTGATGAAATGATTTATGTTCCCCTGCAGACAGCGCAGAAAATAATACTGGGAATAAATTATCTAAATTTTGCCCGCGTAAAAATAGATTCTTTTGAGAATATGGATCGGGCAGTTGCTGATGTGAAATATACAATCAGAATGAAGCATAATATCAAAAATCCTACGGATGACGATTTCTCTGTAAGGAACACAGCGCAAGCTCTGGAAATGATAAACAAAATTACTAATGTTTTGAAATATTTTCTGGCTGGTATTGCTGGAATTTCACTGCTGGTTGGGGGGATTGGGATTATGAATATTATGCTTATTTCAGTAAATCAAAGAATTCGCGAAGTCGGACTTCGAAAAGCAGTCGGTGCGAGAACCAGGCATATAATAACGCAATTTTTGTCTGAATCGGTTTTTATTACACTTGTTGGAGGAACAATAGGCATAATAATTGGAATTCTGATCTCATTTTTAGCTTCACTTGTAATTAATGCTCTGGGTTATTCTTGGCAATTCATAATATCGCTAAGCTCGATAATTGTAGGAACATTCATTTCGGTTTTGATCGGAATCATTTTTGGTATTTATCCTGCCCGCAAAGCTTCGCAAATTTCGCCTATGGAAGCATTAAGATACGAATAA
- the amrB gene encoding AmmeMemoRadiSam system protein B has product MIVFAAIMPHPPESVPGIGKKGNSRTIKKTLQAFDQLRTGLEKADPDVVVIISPHAHLEQYFFVINYARKLAGDFEQFGIKKSFTFNNDLQIADELFSACFIREFPAELRKNPLDYGALIPLYHLLKKIKPKIVHLSFSFMDYDFHYRYGQILQKIIDENTEKRVAIIASGDLSHKLSPKSPVGFSPKAKEFDRLMLRYLKENNIKGIMDLKNPLVSEVAECGIRSFMILFGALHGKEYKIKLLSYESPMGIGYLTARLI; this is encoded by the coding sequence ATGATAGTATTCGCAGCTATAATGCCTCATCCGCCGGAGAGTGTGCCTGGTATAGGAAAAAAAGGAAATTCAAGGACTATAAAGAAAACTCTCCAGGCTTTTGATCAACTAAGGACAGGATTGGAAAAAGCGGATCCTGATGTTGTTGTTATAATTTCCCCGCATGCTCATCTGGAACAATATTTCTTTGTTATAAATTATGCCAGAAAATTAGCTGGCGATTTTGAGCAGTTTGGAATTAAAAAATCATTCACTTTTAACAATGACTTGCAAATTGCTGACGAGCTTTTCTCGGCTTGCTTTATAAGAGAGTTTCCTGCGGAACTTAGGAAAAATCCACTGGATTATGGCGCTTTGATTCCGCTTTACCATCTTTTGAAAAAAATAAAACCTAAAATCGTTCATTTATCCTTCTCTTTTATGGACTATGATTTTCATTATCGTTACGGGCAGATATTGCAGAAAATAATAGATGAGAATACTGAGAAGCGCGTTGCCATTATTGCCAGTGGCGATTTATCGCACAAACTTTCACCAAAATCTCCTGTTGGTTTTTCGCCAAAAGCCAAAGAATTTGATCGGTTAATGCTTCGTTATCTGAAAGAAAATAACATTAAAGGTATTATGGACTTAAAAAATCCGCTTGTGTCCGAAGTAGCTGAATGCGGAATAAGATCTTTTATGATACTTTTCGGAGCTTTGCACGGCAAAGAATATAAAATAAAGCTTTTGAGCTATGAAAGCCCCATGGGGATAGGATATCTGACCGCCAGATTGATATAA
- a CDS encoding arginine decarboxylase, pyruvoyl-dependent, which yields MVPKKVFFTRGVGEHKHELSSFELALRKAGIEKCNLVQVSSILPPSCKIITKKEGLKLLRPGQITYCVMARNATSETSRLVGSAVGLAIPADKKKMYGYLSEHHCFGKNEKEISDIAEDLAATMLASTLGIEFDPEQAWSEREEVYKASGKIFKSRSIAQTAQGNKKEEYTTVIAAAVFIL from the coding sequence GTGGTTCCTAAGAAAGTTTTTTTTACCAGAGGGGTGGGAGAGCATAAGCATGAGCTCTCTTCTTTTGAACTGGCGCTTAGAAAGGCTGGCATTGAGAAATGCAATTTAGTCCAAGTGTCGAGCATTTTACCTCCTTCTTGCAAAATCATAACAAAAAAAGAAGGTTTGAAATTGCTGAGGCCTGGACAAATAACCTATTGCGTTATGGCAAGAAATGCTACTAGTGAAACAAGCCGCTTAGTAGGTTCGGCTGTAGGGCTGGCTATTCCAGCAGATAAGAAAAAAATGTATGGATATTTGTCAGAGCATCATTGCTTCGGCAAAAATGAGAAAGAAATTTCTGATATTGCTGAAGACTTAGCTGCAACAATGCTCGCAAGTACCTTGGGGATAGAATTTGATCCAGAACAGGCTTGGAGCGAAAGAGAGGAGGTGTATAAGGCTTCTGGTAAGATTTTCAAGAGCCGGTCAATTGCGCAAACGGCGCAAGGAAATAAAAAAGAAGAATACACAACTGTAATTGCGGCAGCAGTTTTTATTCTTTAA
- a CDS encoding HIT domain-containing protein, translating to MKDCVFCKIIKDEIPSHKIWEDERHIAFLTIFPNTEGFTVVIPKEHYSSYAFDAPEDVLKELVIAAKKVGKILDEKLEDVGRTGMIFEGFGVDHLHAKLFPMHGTKIEKWEPVHSNVDKYFEKYEGYISSHDYKRADDKQLTELAQKIRG from the coding sequence ATGAAAGACTGTGTTTTTTGCAAAATTATTAAAGACGAAATACCCAGTCATAAAATCTGGGAAGATGAAAGGCATATAGCTTTTCTTACAATTTTTCCGAACACGGAAGGTTTCACTGTTGTTATACCAAAAGAACATTATTCAAGTTATGCTTTTGATGCACCGGAAGATGTTTTAAAGGAATTAGTCATAGCTGCTAAAAAAGTTGGAAAAATTCTGGATGAAAAACTTGAAGATGTAGGCAGGACGGGAATGATTTTTGAAGGTTTCGGAGTTGACCATTTACATGCCAAACTTTTTCCCATGCATGGAACAAAGATTGAAAAATGGGAACCTGTCCATTCTAACGTGGATAAATATTTTGAAAAATATGAAGGTTACATTTCTTCACATGATTATAAACGTGCCGATGATAAACAATTAACTGAATTAGCGCAAAAAATAAGAGGTTAA
- a CDS encoding glycine--tRNA ligase, translated as MSDNSMDKIVSLCKRRGFVFPSSEIYGGFAAVYDYGHYGTLLKNNIRDAWWKHMVQLQDDVVGLDSAIFMHPMTWKASGHVDSFDDPQIDCKKCKNRMRADQILESFGINADKESLEFINAELNKLREQKKLKCQNCSSTEITEAKRFSLMVKSNLGSPTEALSEENVVYLRPETCGGIYLNYKNILDSTRAKIPFGIAQIGKAFRNEIVARQFIFRTREFEQMEMQYFLHPNDMKEKYEMWKKLRWDWYLEYGMKKEDIKWHKHEKLAHYASEAYDIEYNFKSLGGFKEVEGIHARGNWDLSQHSKFSGVDLSYLDEKTKEKYIPHIMETSAGLNRIFLMFVDKAYTEEEVNGEQRVVLKLDKRLAPIKIAIFPLMKNKPELVEKAKNIYNELRKEFMCEFDDNGNVGKRYRRQDEIGTPYCVTVDFESLEDEAVTVRDRDTMKQERIKISELQDYFQKNL; from the coding sequence ATGTCGGATAATTCAATGGATAAAATAGTTTCACTTTGTAAAAGAAGGGGATTTGTATTTCCATCTTCTGAAATTTATGGTGGTTTTGCGGCAGTATATGATTATGGCCATTATGGAACACTTCTCAAAAATAATATTCGCGATGCTTGGTGGAAGCATATGGTTCAGCTTCAGGATGATGTCGTAGGATTGGATAGCGCCATATTTATGCACCCGATGACCTGGAAAGCTTCAGGGCATGTGGACAGTTTTGATGATCCACAAATCGACTGTAAGAAATGCAAAAACCGCATGCGTGCCGATCAGATTTTGGAAAGCTTCGGAATAAATGCTGACAAAGAATCTTTGGAATTTATTAATGCAGAACTTAATAAACTCAGAGAGCAGAAAAAATTAAAATGCCAAAATTGCAGCTCAACTGAAATTACTGAAGCTAAAAGGTTTTCATTGATGGTGAAATCAAATTTAGGCTCGCCGACGGAAGCTCTTAGTGAAGAAAATGTAGTTTATCTCAGACCGGAAACTTGTGGAGGAATATACTTGAATTATAAAAATATTTTGGATTCAACACGTGCTAAGATTCCTTTTGGAATAGCGCAAATTGGCAAAGCCTTCAGGAATGAAATTGTTGCTCGCCAGTTCATTTTCCGCACTCGTGAATTTGAGCAGATGGAAATGCAATATTTTCTGCACCCAAATGATATGAAAGAAAAATATGAAATGTGGAAAAAATTGCGTTGGGATTGGTATTTAGAATACGGAATGAAAAAGGAAGATATTAAATGGCATAAACATGAAAAATTAGCACACTATGCATCAGAAGCATATGACATTGAGTATAATTTCAAGTCACTTGGAGGTTTCAAGGAAGTTGAAGGAATTCATGCTCGTGGTAATTGGGATCTTTCTCAGCATTCAAAATTTTCAGGAGTTGATCTGAGTTATCTTGATGAAAAAACAAAAGAAAAATATATTCCTCACATTATGGAGACGTCAGCAGGGCTTAACAGAATTTTTTTGATGTTTGTAGATAAGGCTTACACGGAGGAAGAAGTTAATGGTGAGCAGAGAGTTGTTTTGAAATTAGACAAGAGGCTTGCTCCGATCAAAATTGCAATTTTCCCGCTAATGAAGAATAAACCTGAATTAGTTGAGAAAGCCAAAAATATTTATAATGAATTAAGAAAAGAATTCATGTGCGAATTTGATGATAATGGAAATGTGGGAAAGAGGTATAGAAGGCAGGATGAAATCGGAACTCCGTATTGTGTGACTGTTGATTTTGAATCACTGGAAGATGAGGCAGTGACAGTCCGCGATCGCGACACTATGAAACAGGAAAGGATTAAAATTTCAGAACTGCAGGATTATTTCCAAAAAAACTTATAA